A part of Diprion similis isolate iyDipSimi1 chromosome 12, iyDipSimi1.1, whole genome shotgun sequence genomic DNA contains:
- the LOC124413181 gene encoding transmembrane protein 230 isoform X2, whose product MIRRKGRGERQFDNVDYTQLTETDNGFVDAQFLHPPVKIPWKAIALAAVLFVGGTVMLIVGSLIISGHIDSKYADRMWPVIILGILMFIPGAYHVRVAILAYRKVPGYSFDDIPEFE is encoded by the exons ATGATCCGAAGAAAGGGTAGAGGCGAAAGACAATTCGACAACGTGGATTACACACAACTCACCGAAACCGACAACGGTTTCGTAGACGCAcag ttcttGCATCCACCGGTGAAGATACCATGGAAGGCTATTGCCCTGGCAGCAGTTCTGTTCGTCGGAGGAACTGTGATGCTCATCGTAGGCAGCCTGATAATCAGCGGGCATATCGATTCTAAG TATGCAGATCGTATGTGGCCAGTGATTATTCTGGGTATTCTAATGTTTATTCCTGGAGCTTACCATGTCAGAGTGGCAATTCTTGCATACCGAAAAGTGCCGGGCTATTCCTTCGATGATATACCCGAATTCGAGTAG
- the LOC124413181 gene encoding transmembrane protein 230 isoform X1 has protein sequence MWRWLRTDTIVDRLSMIRRKGRGERQFDNVDYTQLTETDNGFVDAQFLHPPVKIPWKAIALAAVLFVGGTVMLIVGSLIISGHIDSKYADRMWPVIILGILMFIPGAYHVRVAILAYRKVPGYSFDDIPEFE, from the exons ataccATTGTGGATAGACTGAGCATGATCCGAAGAAAGGGTAGAGGCGAAAGACAATTCGACAACGTGGATTACACACAACTCACCGAAACCGACAACGGTTTCGTAGACGCAcag ttcttGCATCCACCGGTGAAGATACCATGGAAGGCTATTGCCCTGGCAGCAGTTCTGTTCGTCGGAGGAACTGTGATGCTCATCGTAGGCAGCCTGATAATCAGCGGGCATATCGATTCTAAG TATGCAGATCGTATGTGGCCAGTGATTATTCTGGGTATTCTAATGTTTATTCCTGGAGCTTACCATGTCAGAGTGGCAATTCTTGCATACCGAAAAGTGCCGGGCTATTCCTTCGATGATATACCCGAATTCGAGTAG